The Micromonospora sp. WMMD961 genome has a segment encoding these proteins:
- a CDS encoding vanadium-dependent haloperoxidase, with translation MTSRKQSRRLIWSRVVPATIALGTLVVSTMTGPAPAAAVSGTGRANPVVTWDLNAQTAIWDIAAQQPNEQVRSFAMVNGAVYDALNAVAGTPYQPYLAAPPSSGTESVDAAVATAAHDVLAALFPDQRERLRAQYDAALAPIRDGRSKQGGIRVGARAAAAMVTARQDDGAFGDQQWSHGTRPGQWRPTPPLFLSQGAWTGHMRPFLIPRASMFRTPAPPRLTSSAYTRDLNEVKEVGSATSTVRTQDQTEAAIWWHDRRSGSWEIKRQLATTQQLDALQTARFFAMTDLIVADSGVACFSQKDFWSYWRPVTAIQQADTDGNPRTSADPGWQSLLITPPFPEYPSGHACGTGARMSLYRHFFGRDDIAFSGSSADSGTTRHFTSFSQALDELIGARVWGGVHFRTADVEGAKLGEEVYRYAVRHYFRPLR, from the coding sequence ATGACGAGCCGCAAGCAATCACGTCGCCTGATCTGGTCACGCGTCGTTCCCGCAACCATCGCGCTCGGCACGCTGGTCGTCTCCACGATGACCGGTCCGGCACCTGCGGCTGCGGTCTCCGGTACCGGCCGCGCCAATCCGGTGGTCACCTGGGACCTGAACGCCCAGACGGCAATCTGGGATATCGCGGCTCAGCAACCGAACGAGCAGGTGCGCAGTTTCGCAATGGTGAACGGGGCCGTCTACGACGCTCTGAACGCGGTCGCCGGCACCCCGTACCAGCCGTACCTCGCCGCACCGCCGTCGAGCGGGACCGAGTCGGTGGACGCTGCCGTCGCCACCGCCGCCCATGACGTACTCGCCGCTCTCTTTCCCGATCAGCGGGAGCGGCTTCGGGCGCAGTACGACGCGGCTCTCGCTCCGATTCGCGACGGGCGGTCGAAGCAGGGCGGCATCAGGGTCGGGGCACGAGCCGCGGCCGCGATGGTCACCGCACGGCAGGACGACGGCGCGTTCGGGGACCAACAGTGGAGCCACGGCACAAGGCCCGGCCAGTGGCGACCCACGCCACCGCTGTTCCTGTCCCAGGGCGCATGGACCGGCCACATGCGGCCGTTCCTCATCCCCCGTGCGTCGATGTTCCGCACGCCCGCGCCGCCGCGACTGACCAGCAGCGCCTACACCCGCGACCTCAACGAGGTGAAGGAGGTCGGCTCGGCGACGAGCACGGTGCGCACGCAGGACCAGACGGAGGCCGCGATCTGGTGGCACGACCGGCGGTCCGGCTCCTGGGAGATCAAGCGACAGCTCGCCACCACCCAACAGCTGGACGCCCTGCAGACCGCGCGCTTCTTCGCGATGACCGACCTCATCGTGGCCGACTCAGGCGTGGCGTGCTTCAGCCAGAAGGACTTCTGGAGCTACTGGCGTCCGGTCACCGCGATCCAACAGGCCGACACGGACGGTAACCCGAGGACGTCCGCCGATCCGGGCTGGCAGTCGCTGCTCATCACGCCGCCCTTCCCCGAGTACCCCTCCGGCCACGCCTGCGGCACCGGTGCGCGCATGTCGCTGTACCGACACTTCTTCGGCCGAGACGACATCGCGTTCAGCGGGTCCAGCGCCGACTCCGGCACGACACGGCACTTCACCAGCTTCTCGCAAGCGCTCGACGAGCTCATCGGTGCACGCGTCTGGGGCGGCGTCCACTTCCGCACCGCCGACGTCGAGGGCGCGAAACTGGGCGAGGAGGTCTACCGCTATGCGGTCCGGCACTACTTCCGCCCTCTGAGATAG
- a CDS encoding acetylxylan esterase codes for MPYSAFTLDELQRYAPDVAEPDDFDQFWRDTLAEVTSGPVLVDVRREPTDLLLLDSWDVTFSGFGGDPVRAWYTRPAGVREPLPAVVEYAGYGRGRGLPHERLTWPVAGYAHLLMDNRGQAGQYGAGDTPDPHGAPGGPWPVTWGILDPRDYHYRRLITDAVRAVEAVRALPGVDGDRVSVVGNSQGGGLALAVAGLVDGLAAVLTTAPFLCDIRRAVQLTDVGPYGDIARYLAVHRGAEEAVWRSLSYVDGVIFGRRATAPAHFGVGRRDTVCPPRTAFAAYNHYGAANGRPVPPEREMHVYPFNGHEGGEAVHVRRQLRWIDSVLHPARR; via the coding sequence GTGCCCTACTCCGCCTTCACTCTCGACGAACTCCAGCGGTACGCCCCGGACGTCGCCGAGCCCGACGACTTCGACCAGTTCTGGCGGGACACGCTCGCCGAGGTGACATCCGGACCAGTGCTCGTCGACGTCCGTCGGGAGCCGACCGACCTGCTGTTGCTCGACTCCTGGGACGTCACGTTCAGCGGCTTCGGCGGCGACCCCGTGCGGGCCTGGTACACCCGCCCGGCCGGGGTTCGGGAACCGCTGCCGGCCGTGGTCGAGTACGCCGGCTACGGTCGCGGTCGCGGCCTACCGCACGAGCGGCTGACCTGGCCGGTGGCCGGGTACGCGCACCTGTTGATGGACAACCGGGGCCAGGCCGGGCAGTACGGCGCCGGGGACACCCCCGACCCGCACGGGGCACCCGGGGGGCCCTGGCCGGTCACCTGGGGCATCCTCGATCCCCGTGACTACCACTACCGCCGCCTGATCACCGACGCGGTCCGGGCGGTGGAAGCGGTCCGCGCCCTGCCCGGGGTCGACGGTGACCGGGTCAGCGTGGTCGGCAACAGTCAGGGCGGCGGCCTCGCCCTGGCGGTGGCCGGCCTCGTCGACGGCCTCGCCGCGGTGCTGACCACCGCGCCGTTCCTCTGCGACATCCGACGCGCCGTCCAGCTCACCGACGTCGGGCCGTACGGGGACATCGCCCGCTACCTGGCCGTGCACCGGGGAGCCGAGGAGGCCGTGTGGCGCTCGTTGTCCTACGTGGACGGCGTCATCTTCGGCCGGCGGGCGACGGCGCCGGCGCATTTCGGGGTCGGGCGGCGCGACACCGTCTGCCCACCGCGAACCGCCTTCGCCGCCTACAACCACTACGGCGCCGCCAACGGACGACCGGTCCCGCCGGAGCGGGAGATGCACGTGTACCCGTTCAACGGCCACGAGGGCGGCGAAGCTGTCCACGTCCGACGTCAGCTGCGCTGGATCGACTCGGTACTCCATCCAGCCCGGCGCTGA